One window of Diachasmimorpha longicaudata isolate KC_UGA_2023 unplaced genomic scaffold, iyDiaLong2 ctg00000380.1, whole genome shotgun sequence genomic DNA carries:
- the LOC135172508 gene encoding uncharacterized protein LOC135172508, whose product MTLHTPPGSTRNSESDATTFTMTNIETLKGKRTAFKIRMTKNRRWAEREGPNATAEHIDAKLETLIEKFREWEISNEELYTMDSANLTAHENEADDIEENFHYLKGFMKNLINTKNARTPSPFLPAQPQQDPAASRKSYRIKLPEISLPTFAGSYDKYRGFRDQYNARIGNDPYTNDVVKLQYLQNCVTGPAAEAIANLEYTDANYKIAWMLLDEKFDKPRQALQRHWQTLFDLSKQPQKSEIEIVNIIRQQAQSLNAFGDAEVLLNAVYTTLITNLLDTEVVFQWETTIEGNDIPDYNLLLKFIEKRGICAQTTGRETNKQKTPQTQPKVSTQRPSSRGQKMSNHSSTSNVTRAQTFMTTNTRKCPVCTEVGHRIYECPKFDEMNIPQRDKLIRNQNRCLNCLSKGHGYEECISNSRCKICKEKHHTKIHFEKAASSSRSDA is encoded by the coding sequence ATGACACTCCATACTCCACCTGGTTCAACCCGAAACAGTGAAAGTGACGCTACAACCTTCACAATGACGAACATCGAAACCCTAAAGGGCAAACGCACAGCCTTCAAAATTCGCATGACGAAGAATAGAAGATGGGCCGAGAGGGAAGGTCCAAACGCCACAGCGGAGCATATTGATGCCAAACTAGAAACTCtcatcgaaaaatttcgagaatgGGAAATCAGCAACGAGGAGCTTTACACGATGGACTCAGCAAACTTAACCGCTCACGAAAATGAGGCTGATGACATCGAGGAAAATTTCCACTATCTGAAAggttttatgaaaaatctaaTCAATACAAAAAACGCCAGAACTCCATCACCATTCCTACCAGCTCAACCGCAGCAAGATCCAGCCGCTTCTCGAAAATCATATCGAATCAAATTGCCCGAAATTTCACTTCCCACATTCGCGGGCAGTTATGACAAATATCGAGGGTTCAGGGACCAATACAATGCACGTATTGGGAATGATCCATACACCAACGATGTTGTCAAACTACAATATCTGCAGAATTGCGTAACCGGGCCAGCCGCTGAAGCTATTGCAAACCTGGAGTATACAGACGCCAATTACAAGATAGCTTGGATGCTTCTCGACGAGAAATTTGACAAGCCTAGGCAAGCTCTCCAACGACATTGGCAAACCCTCTTCGACCTCTCCAAGCAGCCGCAGAAATCCGAGATTGAGATCGTCAACATCATCAGACAACAGGCTCAATCTCTCAATGCCTTTGGCGATGCAGAGGTCCTCTTGAATGCCGTATACACCACTCTCATCACCAACTTACTGGACACCGAAGTAGTCTTCCAATGGGAAACAACGATTGAAGGTAATGACATACCAGATTACAATCTACTtctaaaattcattgaaaaacgtGGCATCTGTGCTCAAACGACTGGGCGTGAAACAAACAAACAAAAGACACCACAGACTCAGCCGAAGGTCTCCACGCAAAGACCATCTTCTAGAGGTCAGAAGATGTCCAACCACTCCAGCACCTCCAACGTTACTAGAGCCCAGACGTTCATGACCACCAACACCAGGAAGTGTCCAGTATGCACAGAAGTAGGCCACAGGATATATGAATGCCCTAAATTTGACGAAATGAACATTCCTCAACGCGATAAATTAATTCGTAACCAAAATCGTTGTCTCAACTGTCTTTCCAAGGGACACGGTTATGAAGAATGTATTTCAAACAGCCGCTGCAAGATCTGTAAGGAGAAACATCACACAAAAATCCACTTTGAAAAGGCTGCGTCATCTTCAAGGTCTGATGCATGA
- the LOC135172510 gene encoding uncharacterized protein LOC135172510 → MSLPLGSSGQDVLPTAMVNIFNNAKRPLQCRALIDTASTKNFITEEFADKLGINKLSCSIPIGALNELSTVVHRKIHTTIASRLNGFKRELSFLIIPRISGLLPTEQVDREVMEIPPNLPLADPEFHKPAPVHLLLGSSTSIAALSIGQIKLPKASDIYLQKTQLGWIICGNVNDDIDTSMARCHFTDIIKEFKKFWEIEDIGIKASHQSEIEQVCEQHFQKHVSRTPEGRYVVALPFNQRKELLGTSYLQAKRRLLALERKFQWDPTLMADYTAVIDEYKQLGHMRKIDTEVEEGFYLPHHAVFKETSLTTKTRVVFDGSARSSTGISLNDALMVGPTIQDDILSLVLRFRTHNFILTGDIEKMYRQVLVRPEDTKFQRILWREHEQIQTYELQTVTFGLAPAPYLAVRCLHQLAD, encoded by the coding sequence ATGTCTCTTCCACTTGGATCATCTGGACAGGATGTCCTCCCAACGGCAATGGTCAACATCTTCAATAACGCCAAACGACCACTCCAATGTCGAGCACTTATCGACACTGCGTCGACAAAGAACTTCATTACGGAAGAGTTTGCAGACAAATTAGGGATCAATAAGCTCAGTTGCTCAATCCCAATTGGAGCCTTGAATGAATTATCAACTGTGGTACATCGTAAAATCCACACAACGATTGCATCTCGTCTCAACGGCTTCAAACGAGAATTGAGCTTCCTCATAATACCAAGGATTTCTGGTCTACTTCCCACCGAGCAAGTGGACAGAGAAGTCATGGAGATACCTCCAAACTTACCACTTGCGGATCCAGAGTTTCACAAACCTGCACCAGTTCACCTGCTACTAGGCTCCAGCACCTCAATCGCCGCGCTCAGCATTGGGCAGATTAAGCTTCCCAAGGCATCAGATATTTATCTTCAGAAGACTCAACTAGGATGGATCATCTGCGGCAACGTCAACGATGATATCGACACTTCAATGGCTAGATGTCATTTCACCGATATCATCAAGGAGTTCAAGAAATTCTGGGAGATTGAGGACATCGGCATCAAGGCAAGCCATCAATCCGAAATCGAGCAGGTATGTGAACAACATTTTCAAAAGCATGTTTCGCGTACTCCAGAAGGTCGTTATGTGGTGGCCCTCCCGTTCAACCAGAGGAAAGAACTACTCGGCACATCCTACCTTCAAGCCAAACGCAGACTCCTCGCACTGGAACGAAAATTCCAGTGGGATCCAACCCTCATGGCTGACTATACTGCTGTTATCGACGAATACAAGCAACTCGGTCACATGAGAAAAATCGACACGGAAGTGGAAGAGGGCTTTTACCTTCCACACCACGCGGTCTTCAAGGAGACCAGCCTCACCACTAAGACTCGCGTCGTCTTTGATGGCTCAGCACGATCCAGCACTGGCATCTCCCTGAATGATGCACTCATGGTCGGGCCGACCATACAAGACGACATCCTGTCCCTCGTCCTCCGCTTCAGAACTCATAACTTCATCCTGACCGGTGACATCGAAAAGATGTATCGTCAAGTTCTTGTGAGACCTGAAGATACAAAATTTCAACGCATTCTCTGGCGGGAGCACGAACAAATTCAAACATACGAGTTGCAAACAGTGACGTTTGGACTCGCCCCAGCTCCTTATCTCGCAGTCAGATGTCTGCATCAACTCGCTGATTAA
- the LOC135172511 gene encoding uncharacterized protein LOC135172511 → MARCHFTDIIKEFKKFWEIEDIGIKASHQSEIEQVCEQHFQKHVSRTPEGRYVVALPFNQRKELLGTSYLQAKRRLLALERKFQWDPTLMADYTAVIDEYKQLGHMRKIDTEVEEGFYLPHHAVFKETSLTTKTRVVFDGSARSSTGISLNDALMVGPTIQDDILSLVLRFRTHNFILTGDIEKMYRQVLVRPEDTKFQRILWREHEQIQTYELQTVTFGLAPAPYLAVRCLHQLADDERERFPLASAKLKQDLYVDDLLTGTSTLEEALQLRDEMIDLLKTGGFNLRQCASNSPDVLHGLPESTVNIQLLGGADSALKTLGVRWDSKNDSIVYTVNPIATRDTTTMRTIASDVARIYDPLGLLNPVITHAKIIQQQLWRLKLDWDDSVPTEIYTQWHEFVSQLPLLNEIQFRRQAISSEQFDLHGFCDASNRAYGACIYLRSISPTGEVQVNLYCAKSRITPINHTSEQTTPRLELCAAELLSKLYDIVKKATHIEPGRAIFWSDSTVVLHWIKTPPHLLQRFVANRVARIQELTDPTNWKHVRTHENPADAISRGQLSSVFLQNDLWKHGPSWLQGDEEHWPHFNIGKPIDLPELKKATVLLVSSPPRNPLLQRYSSFQRLKRIMALCLRWKTKVKSSHLTLQELKRSEILILQLLQQETFKSELRLLQEGKSLHPKSRLINLSVQLDENHLIRVGGRLKKHKTLPLDGIHPILLPKGHHITNLIIQETHLFSLHSGIQNTLHLVRQRFWPMDGRNQTRFLINKCISCARVNPPTVSYPMGNLPRERITQSRPFTHTGVDYCGPFFIKERKLRNRNRIKVWVCIFVCFSTKAVHIELVSDLTSEEFLATLSRFISRHPSCKALHSDNATTFTGAHNELKELHSLITDEKHEDFIRRNLTHQGIEWHFIPPISPHCGGLWEAAVKSCKHHMKRVIANELLTYQQLNTLCVKIEGILNSRPLTPMSSDPNDFSALTPAHFLHGGPTTDLPAPDWSETPSNRLSHWQHLEQMKQHFWNRWHKEYLSELNVRHKWTSGSHNINIGSLVLLRDDNLPPLKWRMGRITEVFPAEDGIIRKVKVKTSTNIMERNVRRLAPLPIDPITATTGT, encoded by the coding sequence ATGGCTAGATGTCATTTCACCGATATCATCAAGGAGTTCAAGAAATTCTGGGAGATTGAGGACATCGGCATCAAGGCAAGCCATCAATCCGAAATCGAGCAGGTATGTGAACAACATTTTCAAAAGCATGTTTCGCGTACTCCAGAAGGTCGTTATGTGGTGGCCCTCCCGTTCAACCAGAGGAAAGAACTACTCGGCACATCCTACCTTCAAGCCAAACGCAGACTCCTCGCACTGGAACGAAAATTCCAGTGGGATCCAACCCTCATGGCTGACTATACTGCTGTTATCGACGAATACAAGCAACTCGGTCACATGAGAAAAATCGACACGGAAGTGGAAGAGGGCTTTTACCTTCCACACCACGCGGTCTTCAAGGAGACCAGCCTCACCACTAAGACTCGCGTCGTCTTTGATGGCTCAGCACGATCCAGCACTGGCATCTCCCTGAATGATGCACTCATGGTCGGGCCGACCATACAAGACGACATCCTGTCCCTCGTCCTCCGCTTCAGAACTCATAACTTCATCCTGACCGGTGACATCGAAAAGATGTATCGTCAAGTTCTTGTGAGACCTGAAGATACAAAATTTCAACGCATTCTCTGGCGGGAGCACGAACAAATTCAAACATACGAGTTGCAAACAGTGACGTTTGGACTCGCCCCAGCTCCTTATCTCGCAGTCAGATGTCTGCATCAACTCGCTGACGATGAGAGGGAAAGATTTCCTCTTGCTTCAGCAAAACTAAAACAAGATCTCTACGTAGATGACCTTCTCACCGGCACCAGCACACTTGAAGAAGCTCTACAACTTAGAGACGAGATGATCGATCTTCTAAAGACAGGGGGATTCAATCTCAGGCAATGTGCCTCCAATTCTCCAGATGTCCTCCATGGTCTCCCAGAATCCACAGTGAATATCCAGCTACTCGGAGGAGCTGATTCAGCACTTAAAACGCTCGGTGTCCGCTGGGATTCGAAAAATGACAGCATTGTATATACCGTCAATCCAATAGCTACTAGAGACACCACCACCATGAGGACAATTGCCTCAGATGTAGCCCGCATCTACGATCCACTTGGTCTGCTCAACCCAGTCATCACACACGCCAAAATCATCCAACAGCAGCTCTGGCGACTCAAACTAGATTGGGATGACTCAGTGCCTACTGAAATCTACACTCAGTGGCATGAATTTGTTTCACAGCTACCTCTGCTGAATGAAATCCAATTTCGACGTCAGGCCATCAGCAGTGAACAATTTGATCTTCATGGATTTTGTGATGCTAGCAACCGTGCATATGGTGCTTGCATCTATCTACGTTCCATCAGCCCGACTGGAGAGGTACAGGTCAATCTGTACTGTGCTAAATCACGCATCACGCCCATCAATCACACCAGCGAGCAAACCACTCCACGTCTAGAGCTCTGTGCAGCAGAGTTACTTTCCAAACTATATGACATCGTGAAGAAGGCTACACACATCGAACCAGGAAGAGCAATTTTTTGGTCTGACTCAACAGTTGTTCTTCATTGGATCAAAACTCCTCCTCATCTTCTCCAAAGGTTTGTGGCCAATCGAGTGGCCAGAATCCAAGAGCTAACCGATCCTACTAACTGGAAACACGTTCGAACACACGAAAATCCCGCAGACGCCATATCTCGAGGGCAACTCTCTTCAGTCTTTCTCCAAAACGATCTCTGGAAGCATGGACCCAGCTGGCTTCAAGGGGATGAAGAACATTGGCCACACTTCAACATCGGGAAACCAATAGACCTTCCTGAACTCAAAAAGGCTACAGTACTCCTAGTGTCATCTCCACCCAGGAATCCTCTTCTTCAACGTTACTCCTCCTTTCAACGGCTCAAGAGGATCATGGCCTTGTGTCTTCGTTGGAAAACCAAGGTTAAATCTTCTCATCTGACCCTTCAGGAGTTGAAACGATCCGAAATTCTGATTCTCCAACTGCTTCAACAAGAAACTTTCAAGTCAGAACTCAGATTGCTTCAAGAAGGAAAATCTCTTCATCCCAAGAGTCGTCTCATCAACCTCAGTGTTCAGCTTGATGAGAATCATCTAATACGAGTCGGTGGACGACTTAAAAAACACAAAACGTTGCCTCTCGATGGAATCCATCCAATCCTGCTGCCCAAGGGACATCATATAACCAACCTCATCATCCAGGAAACACACCTCTTCAGCTTACATTCAGGAATCCAAAACACTCTTCATTTAGTAAGACAACGTTTTTGGCCCATGGATGGACGCAATCAGACACGATTCCTCATCAACAAGTGCATCAGTTGCGCCCGAGTGAATCCTCCAACCGTAAGCTATCCCATGGGCAATCTACCTCGCGAACGTATCACACAATCAAGACCATTCACACATACAGGAGTGGACTACTGTGGCCCTTTCTTCATCAAGGAAAGGAAACTTCGCAATCGTAATAGGATCAAGGTTTGGGTCTGCATCTTTGTTTGTTTCAGCACAAAGGCTGTCCATATAGAACTTGTCAGTGATCTCACGAGCGAAGAGTTCTTGGCCACTCTCAGCAGGTTCATCTCCAGGCATCCCTCTTGTAAGGCACTCCACTCTGATAACGCCACAACATTTACTGGAGCCCATAATGAACTAAAGGAACTTCATAGTCTCATCACGGATGAAAAACATGAAGACTTCATCCGAAGGAACCTCACACACCAGGGTATCGAGTGGCACTTCATACCTCCAATATCTCCACATTGCGGTGGCCTATGGGAGGCTGCCGTGAAATCCTGCAAACATCATATGAAGAGAGTCATCGCCAATGAGCTGCTCACCTATCAGCAGCTTAACACACTTTGTGTTAAAATTGAGGGAATCCTCAATTCCAGACCCCTCACGCCCATGTCATCGGATCCAAATGACTTTTCTGCGCTCACCCCAGCTCACTTTCTACATGGAGGACCAACAACAGACCTCCCAGCTCCAGACTGGTCGGAAACCCCATCCAACCGTCTATCTCACTGGCAACATCTGGAGCAGATGAAG